One Actinomycetota bacterium genomic window, GACCTGTTTGTACAGTTCTATTCATTACCATGACCCAGGTGGCGAAGACATTGACTGAAAGGCTCATACTGGCCATAGAAACATCGTGTGATGAAACAGCTGCGGCTATAGTCGCCGATGGAAAGATAATTCTGTCAAATATTGTCTCCTCTCAGGTGGATTTTCATCGAAAGTTCGGTGGCGTCGTTCCGGAAATCGCCTCAAGAAAGCATGTGGAACTGATCAACCCGGTTATTGCCGAGGCTTGCTCCCAGGCGCATGTGGCTTTGAAGGATTTGACTGCCATAGCCGTCACTTTGGGTCCGGGGCTAATGGGGGCTTTGTTGGTAGGACTCGCCGCGGCCAAGAGTCTCTCTTATGGCACCGGTCTGCCCCTCATAGGCGTGAACCATCTAGAGGGACATATCTATGCCAATTTTTTGGAACACCCGGATCTTAAACCTCCCTTCATTTCCCTTGTGGTCTCGGGGGGACACACCTGCCTCATTTACATGGAGGATCACGGAAGATACGAACTTTTGGGCGAAACTCTGGACGATGCCGCGGGAGAAGCCTTCGACAAGATAGCGGGATTCTTGAAGCTTGGTTATCCGGGAGGTCCCATCATCGACGATTTGTCAAAGCGGGGTGACCCGCAGGCAATTAAATTCCCACGAGCGATGCTAAAAACGGAAGATTACGATTTTAGCCTGAGCGGTCTTAAAACGGCGGTTTTAAACCACGTCACCCGCCTTAAGAAGCGAGGAGAGGAAATATCCATCCCCGACCTTTGTGCCAGTTTCCAAACGGCTATAATCGATGTTCAGATACATAAAACCTTAAGAGCGGCGAAGGAACGAGGTGTTGATAAAGTTGTCCTCGGTGGCGGGGTTGCGGCAAATAGCTCTCTGCGCGAAAGATTCAGACAAGAGATGGAGATGGAGGGAATGAGGCTCTTCTATCCTTCCATTCCTTTGTGCACGGACAATGCAGCAATGATCGCCTGCGCGGGATATTACCGATGGCTAAAAGGGGAAAGAATTTCTCTCGATGCCAATGTTGATCCCAATCTCTCCCTTTGTGGGGGTTAAAGGTTCAAGGTGTAATGTTTATGTACAGTGGTAACACTTATATTATTGTTCGGGGGCATCCCTTCGAGTACTAGCCCATGCACCCATCTTGTTAATAATACAATTTTAGCCCTTGACCCATGATCCATGACTCATGACTCGTTTTTCTGTGGATAATGTGGATACCTTTAGTAATAGAAGGTTAGCCGCCATGTCAATAA contains:
- the tsaD gene encoding tRNA (adenosine(37)-N6)-threonylcarbamoyltransferase complex transferase subunit TsaD gives rise to the protein MTERLILAIETSCDETAAAIVADGKIILSNIVSSQVDFHRKFGGVVPEIASRKHVELINPVIAEACSQAHVALKDLTAIAVTLGPGLMGALLVGLAAAKSLSYGTGLPLIGVNHLEGHIYANFLEHPDLKPPFISLVVSGGHTCLIYMEDHGRYELLGETLDDAAGEAFDKIAGFLKLGYPGGPIIDDLSKRGDPQAIKFPRAMLKTEDYDFSLSGLKTAVLNHVTRLKKRGEEISIPDLCASFQTAIIDVQIHKTLRAAKERGVDKVVLGGGVAANSSLRERFRQEMEMEGMRLFYPSIPLCTDNAAMIACAGYYRWLKGERISLDANVDPNLSLCGG